Proteins from one Cryptomeria japonica chromosome 4, Sugi_1.0, whole genome shotgun sequence genomic window:
- the LOC131034984 gene encoding uncharacterized protein LOC131034984, producing MHHQYYLRRNESNTNLNNQPGARQEGDPFSTVIYPNEPPEAEQAGDPFSAGNMGDKGDEGEQPSTRDMLNDLAREQRELHMTLQRMATLMTRHLTTMNNGNNQNQGNNNPGGQGNDGNNGNGDGSVNNGVARQQNRAGSASSRPLMPQFPPRHNDQNNNGPTQQEMQNQILNDWRNSGLDF from the coding sequence ATGCATCATCAGTATTATTTGAGGAGAAACGAGTCAAACACAAACCTGAACAACCAACCCGGAGCTAGGCAAGAGGGTGATCCATTTTCCACTGTCATTTACCCTAACGAGCCACCCGAAGCTGAGCAAGCGGGTGATCCATTTTCAGCTGGAAATATGGGTGACAAAGGGGATGAAGGAGAACAACCAAGTACCAGGGACATGCTCAATGATTTGGCTAGAGAGCAGAGAGAGCTTCATATGACATTACAGCGGATGGCAACTCTTATGACACGACATTTAACAACCATGAACAATGGAAACAACCAGAATCAAGGCAATAATAACCCAGGTGGGCAAGGGAATGATGGGAACAATGGCAACGGTGATGGCTCAGTAAATAATGGGGTTGCTAGGCAGCAGAATAGAGCAGGATCAGCAAGTAGTAGGCCTCTTATGCCTCAATTTCCGCCAAGACACAATGATCAAAACAATAATGGACCCACTCAACAGGAGATGCAGAATCAGATTTTGAATGACTGGAGGAACTCTGGGTTAGATTTTTAG